A genomic segment from Peribacillus sp. ACCC06369 encodes:
- a CDS encoding general stress protein has product MDKRFIAIYENENEANSAVKNLKEQGYTSDQISVVAKNIDKLPNEAEEVSPAKTDGLVAGAAAGGAVGLTGLLIGMSALAIPGIGPILAAGPIFATFGGAAAGAASGAGGLRKPLLDMGLEEAEVDQYMEGIKSGKILVIADPVLSS; this is encoded by the coding sequence ATGGACAAGAGGTTTATAGCAATATATGAAAATGAAAATGAAGCGAATTCAGCAGTCAAAAATTTAAAGGAACAAGGATATACATCCGATCAAATATCAGTAGTGGCAAAAAACATTGATAAATTACCCAATGAAGCTGAGGAAGTCAGCCCGGCAAAGACTGATGGATTAGTTGCTGGGGCAGCAGCCGGCGGAGCTGTCGGGTTGACAGGCCTCCTTATTGGAATGAGTGCATTAGCCATACCAGGAATTGGTCCAATATTGGCGGCAGGACCGATTTTTGCCACTTTTGGCGGAGCAGCAGCCGGGGCAGCATCGGGAGCAGGCGGATTGAGAAAGCCATTATTGGATATGGGACTGGAGGAAGCCGAAGTCGATCAATATATGGAGGGTATCAAGTCCGGGAAAATCCTTGTCATTGCTGATCCAGTTTTAAGTTCGTAA
- a CDS encoding glutamate-5-semialdehyde dehydrogenase gives MSEVTAKGKAAKKASYQLIGLTTDKKNEALGKIAKQLVIDKDLLIKENQKDLEEGRKKGFSESTLDRIMLNVNRIDDMAAAIRLLIDLKDPIGEKLETIEKENGLLIKKLRVPIGVIGMIYEARPNVTIDAATLSLKTGNAVLLRGSSSAKYSNMALVSSIHKALENTEIPMEAVQLIEDTSRETAKELFHLNEYLDVLIPRGGKNLIETVIKESTVPVLETGAGNCHIFIDQTAEITMVEKIVLNGKTHRPSVCNAIESLLIHEKWFKENGKRLLAILDEKGIEVYGDEAICSAFPGAKKATEDDWSTEYLALKISVKIVKGVSDAIEHINRYGTKHSEAILTRDEQNATVFLNKVDAAAVYHNASTRFTDGFEFGYGAEIGISTQKLHARGPMGLPALTSSKYFIYGQGQIRE, from the coding sequence ATGAGTGAAGTGACTGCGAAAGGAAAGGCAGCCAAAAAAGCCAGTTATCAGCTAATTGGATTAACAACGGATAAGAAGAACGAGGCACTTGGGAAAATTGCTAAGCAACTTGTTATCGATAAAGATCTTTTGATAAAAGAAAACCAAAAGGATCTGGAAGAAGGCAGGAAAAAGGGCTTCAGTGAGTCTACTTTAGATCGAATCATGTTAAATGTTAACCGTATTGATGACATGGCAGCGGCAATTAGACTTTTAATCGATTTAAAGGATCCTATTGGAGAGAAATTGGAGACTATCGAAAAAGAAAATGGGTTATTGATTAAAAAGTTAAGAGTTCCGATCGGTGTAATCGGAATGATTTATGAAGCTAGGCCGAATGTGACCATCGATGCAGCTACACTATCCTTGAAAACGGGGAATGCGGTCCTCTTAAGAGGTAGCTCGTCAGCCAAATACTCCAATATGGCACTAGTCTCTTCCATCCATAAAGCTTTAGAGAATACGGAGATTCCTATGGAAGCAGTTCAGTTAATCGAGGATACGAGCCGTGAAACCGCAAAAGAACTATTTCATCTTAATGAGTATTTAGATGTTTTGATTCCTCGCGGCGGAAAGAATTTAATAGAAACGGTCATTAAGGAGTCCACTGTTCCCGTCCTTGAAACAGGAGCAGGCAATTGCCATATATTCATCGATCAGACAGCAGAGATCACGATGGTCGAGAAAATTGTCTTAAACGGTAAAACGCACCGCCCTTCCGTATGCAATGCAATTGAGAGCCTTCTTATTCACGAAAAATGGTTTAAAGAAAATGGTAAGCGGCTTTTGGCAATCCTAGACGAAAAAGGTATCGAAGTATACGGAGACGAAGCGATTTGCAGCGCTTTTCCAGGAGCGAAAAAAGCTACGGAGGATGATTGGTCTACAGAGTACCTAGCATTAAAAATCAGCGTAAAAATTGTAAAAGGTGTTTCGGATGCCATTGAACACATTAATCGATACGGTACCAAGCATTCCGAAGCAATCCTGACGAGAGATGAACAAAACGCTACCGTATTTTTGAATAAAGTGGATGCGGCAGCAGTTTATCATAATGCTTCCACCCGTTTTACCGACGGTTTTGAATTTGGTTATGGCGCAGAAATCGGCATTTCCACACAAAAGCTCCATGCACGTGGACCTATGGGTTTACCGGCCTTGACATCAAGCAAGTACTTCATTTATGGCCAAGGGCAAATCCGGGAGTGA
- the proB gene encoding glutamate 5-kinase encodes MEKKRIVVKIGSSSLTNTKGEIDQKKFSDHIQAVAALRKAGHEVVLVSSGAVATGFRKLGYPTRPVTLKGKQAAAAVGQSLLIQSYMEQLGRFGIVPAQILLTRKDFSKKDRYKNAYATLMELLERGILPIINENDTVSVEELTFGDNDMLSALVSGLVHASNLIILTDINGLYDSNPQTNPGAKRFEKLSEVTADLLQMAEGAGSNVGTGGMKSKLIAAQTALSLGVKVFIGSGAGSEKLLTILEGNGDGTYIGNDVMTTVTKNKQWISLHSQVSGKIFVDEGAEKALVSNGSSLLPAGIYEIKGVFNKGDVVEVFGANGLLGRGEVLYSDEELKQAMGKRTTELVITSIEVIHRDKWVKA; translated from the coding sequence ATGGAAAAGAAACGCATCGTAGTAAAGATAGGAAGTAGTTCTTTAACCAACACAAAAGGTGAAATCGACCAAAAAAAATTTTCCGATCATATCCAGGCAGTTGCAGCATTAAGGAAAGCGGGACATGAAGTTGTCCTTGTTTCATCAGGTGCCGTAGCGACAGGTTTCCGCAAGCTCGGTTATCCTACGAGACCTGTCACTCTCAAAGGAAAACAAGCTGCTGCAGCTGTAGGGCAAAGCCTATTGATTCAATCATATATGGAACAATTAGGTCGATTTGGGATCGTTCCGGCGCAAATATTATTAACACGGAAAGATTTCTCGAAAAAAGATAGATATAAAAATGCATATGCGACATTGATGGAATTGCTTGAACGCGGCATCCTTCCGATTATAAATGAAAATGATACAGTATCAGTCGAGGAGTTGACTTTCGGTGATAACGATATGCTATCCGCCTTAGTAAGCGGGTTGGTCCATGCCAGCAACCTGATCATATTAACGGACATTAATGGGCTCTATGATTCCAATCCACAGACAAATCCAGGGGCGAAACGATTTGAAAAGCTATCCGAAGTAACGGCGGATTTATTGCAAATGGCAGAAGGTGCGGGCTCTAATGTTGGAACCGGTGGAATGAAATCGAAGTTGATAGCAGCCCAAACTGCATTGTCTCTTGGAGTGAAAGTATTCATCGGATCTGGTGCGGGGAGTGAAAAACTTCTCACAATCCTAGAAGGCAACGGTGATGGCACATATATTGGGAATGATGTCATGACGACGGTAACGAAAAACAAACAGTGGATATCCCTTCATTCACAAGTATCCGGAAAAATTTTCGTTGATGAAGGTGCCGAAAAGGCTTTAGTTTCAAATGGCAGCAGTCTGCTGCCAGCTGGAATTTATGAAATTAAAGGAGTTTTCAATAAGGGCGATGTCGTCGAAGTCTTTGGTGCAAATGGATTATTGGGGCGGGGTGAGGTCCTTTATTCCGACGAAGAATTAAAACAGGCGATGGGCAAGCGGACAACCGAGCTTGTGATCACTTCCATCGAAGTGATCCATCGTGATAAATGGGTAAAGGCATAG